ACCAAGTTTCAATGAAATATGTTTACTAATTATCCTATCATAATTAATTGAAAATATAGGTGTGTTTCCTAAAAGTCCAAAATAAATTGTGTTTTTTGTTTTTGTGTCCACAATTATGTTCTTCGTTGTATCTGGCTCTAAGCCACAAGAATATGCTATATGCACACTAAAAACTACAGTTAATATTACTATTAATTTTTTCATTTTACTAATACAAATTTTTTAGTTTCGTTTATTCCGTTTCCTGTTATTCTGTAATAATATATCCCATTTGATTCTCCTTTTCCACTCCATATAAACTCCTTTTCTCCTTCTATTAATCCTTTGTATATTATTTTTATTAATTGTCCTTTATCATTTAATACACTTATTGTTACTTCCTTGGGTTCTTTTAAGATTACATTGAATTTTGTTTCTTCTTTGAATGGTTGGGGTATATTCTCTTTTAAGTTTATACCTATATTTAAATTGTTGTTTAGATTATCAGATTTTATTGTTCCATTGTTTGTTGTATCAATCTCTTTGGTATATCTCGCAAATGATCCAAAACAATACTTATGTCCTACACTATCAAAACCTCCTCCAATATATAATCCTGTTTTGCCAACATCTATTACACTAACAACTCCGCTTGTTCCACTTCCTAAACAGCTCCATGTTGTTCCATTAAACATAGCAATATTATTAGCTTCTGTTCCACAGATTGATGTAAATGTTCCACCCACAAATAGTTTTGTTCCTACAACTTTCATACATTCCACAGTTGATGTATTATTCAAAGCACCTATACTTATCGTTCCACTTCCAAGTGATGACCATCCTTTAATAGTATCATATTTTGCTATATTATTTGTTGCTATGTTGTTTCCAACAGTATCAAACTCTCCTCCAACATATAACACTCCACCTATACTCTCTAACGTATTTACTAATCCATCTCTATTTTGATCTTGCTTTTCCAGTCTTACGCCTAAATTCATACCACTCCAAACTGTTCCATTCCACATTGCAATGTTATTTGCATTTACTCCTCCAACAGTATCAAACTCACCTCCTATAAATACTTTACTCCCTATTATACTTATTGAATTTACATATTCTCTATTATATTTTCCTACATGTGATGTTACTCCTTTTCCAAATCCTGACCATGTTTTCCCATCCCATTTTGCCACGCAACTTGTTTTGACATTGCCAGCTGAATCGAACAAACCGACTGCATATAAGTCACTACTTTTAAACATTATTTTATTTACCAACCCTTTTATTCCTTGTCCTAATGAAAACCAGTTTGTACCATCAAACTTTGCAATTCCATTTGCATTTATACCACCTATTCTATTAAAATATCCTGCTACATAAATACTATTTCCTTTAATGACTATTGAACTTATGTATTGTCCAGAATCTTTATTTGGAATTGGGTGATTTATATCTACATCTCTAAAATTATTTATAGATTTTTTAAATTTTGCAAAAGTTCTTATATAAGAATCATCACAATTGTATATTAAATTTCCAGCAAGATAAACTGTACTATCATTACTTTGAGCTATTGAACTAACACCATGAAACCTACTACATGTGCTATCACAGAGTGAGTTATCCCAATAAACATCATTGCTATCACTTTGTGAATACATTGTTCCAAATCCATAAATCATTATTATGAGTGTTGTTATTATTCTATTTTTCATTGATTTGTTTTGTGGTTATATTTTTTTAGTCAACTCATTTCCATTTGTTCTAACTTTCTTCTTGAGTATTTTTATTTTTTTAATATCAACGTTTTTACATACTGTTTTCCTTCTGAACTTAATACACAATAATATACTCCACTTTCTTCTTTTTCTACATTCCAATCCACCTCATATTTCCCTTTTCCATGATTACTTTCTGATACTATTTTCTTTATCTCTTCTCCATTTGTATTTGTGATTATTATCCTTAATTTACATTTTGATGGAACTGTATATTCTATCCTTGTTTCCTTCGATAATGGGTTTGGATATGCTGTTATTGTAAATTCACTTGAACTTGTTTTCTCTTTAAATTTTACTCCATTTGGCAATATTGGCATTTCTTTTAATTCGAACTTTAATACTGGATTTGTTTGAATTTCTTCCTCTGTTTGTTTGTTTAAATTTGTGCTCAGCTCTATGGTGGTTGTATTCGTATTGCAACAGTAACTTGGTGGAGAGATATATAAATGTGATGTTGCTTCTATTCCTGCTGTAGCATGAAATCCTGCCCTTAGATTTACCAAACCTCCAGCATGTAAATCTGCAATTGTTTTATCCTCTATTGTTAATGTATGATTTGAATTTGAACCAATTTTTCCTGCTATCACACTTCGCTTTGCTTGGAACTCATAATAGTAGCCTGATAATTTAACATCATTTCCAAATGCACTTGGATAGAATTGATCTTCAGTTTTATAATCTGCTAATCCTGTATATATATTACTATTAGTAAATTCATCTAACAATCCTGCATCACAAGCAAATTTTAGTAGTAATGATGCTGTTGCCCGGATTGAGTAAGTAAAAACTGCATCTCTAACTCCAATTAGTCCATCTTTATCTTTAGCCATATTCACCAGAGGTGGATTCAAATTATCAATTGATGTATAAAATGATTTTTTGGTTGGACCGGTAGCTTTACTCAATATGTAATCGATTTCACCTATATGTTCATATTTATCATCACCATCATGTTCTCGACTTGCAAAATGGTCTGTTATTTGATTTGCAGTGTACATTAAAAATGTTATTGGTTCATTACAATTAATTTTTACTTTCCCTCCTTTTTTTATTAATACTTTATTCCAACTCCAATATCTTGGATCTAACCAATCTGATATGTTTTCAGCGTATGGATCTTTAATACCTTCAACATCCATCATTTGTTCGAATGGATCACAGTTTTGAAAACCTGTGTTGCTTGAAAATAAAGTACATGCATGTTGTTCATTATGAACATGAGCTGGAACACCCATATCTTGTAATAAATGTACTACTCTTCCAAGAATATTAAATACTATTTCTTTTCTTACTCTAAGATTATTTGGAGATATTCCAATTAATGTTTCAAAATTTACTGTTCGACTGGTATTTACATTTACTACATCCCCATATTTCAAAAAATTTGCAAGTCCTCTGTAATAAATTTTATAGTCTTTATTACCAATATTCAATTTCATATCCCATAGACCACCCATATAATAAATTGCTTTTCTGTAAGCATTTACTCCTTTTTTTGATTCAAAATGTGTAAACCAAATTGTCCCCAAATCTACTTTAGAATCTTTCCCTTCATCTGAATTCCAAAAATGTGATATTGAAACCCAAGCAGATGCTAGCAACCCAACATCCAATTTGTACACAGGATCTTGCTGATCTTCTGCCCAACATCCACCAGTAACATTTCCACATAAATATGGGTATGTTTTCTCATTTCCTAAACATGGGTCAGATTGTGAATTCTCAATCAAATTTAGATAATCTTTCAGTACATCAATGTCTTTTCCTAACTCAAATCTTAAAAGTTTGTATGCCTCTCTTGTTATAAACTGATGGGTATATTCCTTATGTGCAAAGAGTATATTAAAGTTAAATATTAGTGCAATGCCTACAATAATTGATTTCATTTCGAATTTAAATTTAAGTTGTAGAATATTCGGTAAATAGCTGTTGGTTGGTAACCAGTAGTAAAACTTGTACTAGTGAACCATTCAATAATGTTATAGAAAAGTTCCATAGAAAAACCAATTGAAACATTTTTTGTTAAATAATAACTCAACGAAAACCCACTTAATAAATTTGATATTGGAAAGGTAAATGAATCAAAGGAATTAACCGACTTTTGGCTTAATACTACATTAAATTTTCCCATTGTAATCAATTTCAATTCGAATCCAAATATAAAACCAAACTCAGTAAATTCATATCTTTTATCACTAGAACCCCAAATATTTATCTTAGTTCCGTTATACATATAAATACCTGTTTCAAACCTCCACAAATCTTTATACAATGGAAATTTCAAAGATGTGCTTAGAACAATTGAATTAGCTTTATCATGAAGAAAATTTCTATCTAAAGTTGCATTTGGGTTGTGGATACCCAATGAAAATTCGTATAAATAAATCGATTTTGTATTTAAAGAATTAATATGCTTTTGATACACATTATTTAAACTGTCATTAATAGTGCTATCAAGATTATTTGTTAAATTGTTACTCCCAAATAATACTCCTTTTATAAAAATTATAAATAGAAACATCAAGTAAATTTTCCTCATTTTACTAATACAAATTTTTTGGTTTCATCAATTCCGTTTCCTGTTATTCTGTAATAATATATCCCATTTGATTCTCCTTTTCCACTCCACTTAAACTCTTTTTCTCCTTCAATTAATCCTTTGAATATTATTTCTATTAACTGTCCCTTATCATTTAATACACTTATTGTTACTTCTTTGGGTTCTTCTAAGTTTACATAGAATTTTGTTTCTTCTTTGAATGGTTGGGGGAAATTCTCTTTTAATTTTTGATTTCTATCAATTTGTGGTTTATCAATAGATTTGATATAGCCATTATTTGTTGTATCTTTTTCTAATCTCCATTTTGCAATTGCTGATGAATTTATATTTCCTGCTTTTCTAAAACTTCCACTAACAAATAATCCAGTTTTCCCTACCTCAATTGAGTATGGTGCGTCATCTAATCCAGATCCTAACCTTCCCCATTTTGATCCATTCCATATTGCTATATAATTTGCTATTGTATCTGATATTGATGTAAAATATCCACCTATATACAACTTACCATTTACTGATTTCATACTATTGATAGAAGTTACTCCAACTATTCCTGGGTGTTTTGGTCCTGTACCTAAATTTGCCCAACCATTTACACTATCCCATTTAGAAATACTAATTGCCCGTATAGTTGAATTTATAGTATCATATTCTCCACCAATGAAAATTGTTTTTCCTATCTTCTCAATACAATTAACAGGACCATTTAATCCTCCTCCTATGGCAGACCAATTTACTCCATTCCACTTTGATATGTTTTTTGCACTAAATTCTCCTGCTGAATCAAATACACCTGCTACAAATAAATTAGACTCGCTTACTAACATTGTATTTACATATTCAGTTGTTTTAAATTGGTAATCTTTATCTATAATTCCACGAATTCCTTTCCCTAATGCAATCCAATTTGTACCGTTCCAACTTGCAATATTCTTTGCTTTGATATTTCCTGCACTATCAAATCTTCCAGCAACATATAATTGATTCTCAAAAATTTTCATTGAAGTTATTACCCCATTTACTCCTCCTCCTAAAGTATCCCACGATGAACCATTCCATTTTGTAATACTTCTTGCTCTTTTATTACCTACGCTATCAAAGTTACCTGCTACATACAACTCATTATTTTTAATCAACAAACAATTAACAATTCCATTTGGTTCTGAAATTGGTTTGTTTAAAGAAGACCAAATTCCTTCTTTATAAATAATTATCCTCTTTAATCCCAAACTTTCTGCTATTGAACCAAGTAAGTATCCACCTATTATTATTGCACTATCATTTGTTGTTATCATAGACTTTATGTCTGAATTACTTTGTAATTCTCGAAATGGTGATATTGTACTATCCCAATAAACATCATTGCTGTCACTTTGTGAATACATTTTTCCAAATCCATATACCAACATTATAATTGTTGTTATTATTATTCTATTTTTCATTGAATTGTTTTGATAGTAGGTTTGATAGTTTATCAATTAATGATTTGTTATTTTCTTCAATTTCTGTAATACGTTTGTTTTGGGAAATTACGTGTAATGTAAGTTCTTCAAGTTGTTTTAACATATTTACTTGCAATGCCCCAACTGGTACTCCCCCAGCATTTTCTATATCTTGTGAACTCGGTACATTTGGCAAATGTTTTTCAGTTCTTACATATTTTTCTAATTCAGATAATGGCATTATCCTATAATCCTTTTCGAAAACATAATCTGGATACCAACAATCATTAGCAGACTGACCAGTTGTTGGTGGTAGTTGTACAAACACCTCTTTCATACATGCAGTACCATTCACAACAAGTTCGCGCTTTGGATTTGATACACCAATACCAACTTTTCCATCTTCAGTAATTCTAACTCGTTCTTTAACTTCTGTTGTTGTGGGTGTAAGCTCTTTTCCAGTAAAAAACATTATCCCCCTTTTTTCACTAAGTCTTATAAAATCCCCACAAAAAGTTTTGTTGATATTTTCCACATGATTTGCTAAATCTAAATAATTCCCATCACCTTTATCTAAATCATTGCAAGGTTTTATAGGGTTTGTAGGTAAAGCAGCTTTGTCATTCCAATTATACCCAATAATAACATTATTTTTGTTCCTTATTGCTAATCCAAAAGTTGCATAGTTAATTCCAAGGAAATTTGCATCTTCTAGGTTTGGATATTTTGAAGATAAGGTTAATAAATTTTCACCATAATAACCATTTGGTTGATGTAAATGAAGCAAACTTTGAGCTTTTAACTCACCTTTCGCGAGAATTGGTCTTAACTGTTGATTTGGCATCCCAGGTTTAAATGCATTTGATGAATCTTCAGTCCCAATTCCAACCCATCCAAAATTGTAAACTGTCATTCTTTCAATGTCATCGGAAAGTGAGTTCCCGGTTGTAAAGTTAGTACCTAATCTAACTGCACCAGGTTCTTTACCTCTTAAGGTAAGTATTAAATCTTCAGAATTATCCCCAGCCCTAAGTGTTGCGTCATAAATCCCAGAAAAAGTTGATGTTTCATTCATATTCCCAATTCCCAAATCGCACTCTAATGTTCTTACTCTAGATGTACCATTTCCAGAAAATGCAGAAAATCTTAATAATGGATTATTGTCTTGAATTAGTCCAGTAATAGATAATGGCAATGATCTGTATCCATTAGATCCATTTATATCACCTTCTAAACATCCTACAAAAAGTTGTGAGCAGCCTCTGGTTTGTATTTGTGATTCTAATTGAGATATTCCAATTATTGATAAAGCAAAATATATAGATATAATTTTTATTGTTGAATTTTTCATTAGGGTTGTATTTTATGATTTTTATAAATTATTAGGATGTAAATTGCTATGGTCTTCCAGTTACAATAAAACTAAACGATCCATCTTGTCTTATACAGTTGTTATCAAATATTTCTACATAGAAAGAATTTTTTGCAACGTTTGTTATACAAGGAATATAGCAAGGATGCTCTGAAGTTACAACAGGGCACATATCACTAAGTTCCGACTTATTACCATATTTGTCAATGAGGTTTAAAACAACTTTATGTACTCCAGGGAGAAACGTCATTTTAGTCAGTGGATCTTCATCAGGTGCACTAAAAATTTTATAAGTACCAAAACTTGTAGGATTAATATTAGCAGACCTTCCCCAAGCATATATTACGTTATCAACATAAGTTGCTCCTTGAATTGATCCTCTTTGTGTGAATGATGTTGCTGTTCCGGGTCCATTTACATCTGAAACTATAGAATGTCCGTTATATGAAACTTCAAAAGCGTTTCTTCTATCATCTTCATTCCCATTCCCAATCATAAATAATGGATTATTATAAATAGGTTTACTTCTTAAATCTGAAATAAAAGGCAATGCATTATGGAAGTGTGGTGAGCCCCAATACTCATTACTTACTCCAAAGGCTGACTGGAAATGTTGATTAATCACCATATCAAATCCACCTGAAAAGCCTGGAACCTTGTCAATTACTACAATTTGAGATTGTGAATTCAAATTTGTGTTTCCATTTTTTTCATTTTGCAACTTAATATCCTTTAAAGGATTTATAAAATTTGCACTTGGATTATTTTTTAATTCAGAATCATTTTTTTTGATATTAGGCTCTTTGCTTTGGGCTAAACAAATATTTTTGTTACTGAAAATTGTTGATATTATTAAGATTGTTTGAACTTGAAATTTAAAACTAAAAAATAATAATCGAGACTTATAAATTCGAGGTTTGATGATTATTGATGAAGTGAAAATTTTAAGTTCAAAATTTTTTAAATAATGGAATTCATTTCTAAAGCATTTTAAATGGGTACATTCATTGTTTTTTTTGGGGAATGAGTTATTTAATTTAGTGGCTAATCGTTCACTTATTGAACTTAACATTTCTTTAAGTTGCTCTATTTTTTCTAGAACAGAGTTTGAGGTCACTAAATGAGTGCCTTTAAAATAGGTTTTTAACATAGGGGTTTGTAAAATAATTTAGATTAATTTATTTAAAACAAACACGGCAAGGAAAATAAATTAAAGTCCTTTTGACATTTTAATTAAAACTTATTTTAGGAATAAATTTTAATTTATAACTCTAATTAAAATTGGATGTCGTGAAATTGGTACTTCTGAATTAGGGTTCAAAAAATTCAATTCTACAAACACAACGTAACTTATTTTTTTAAATTGACAATGATATTTTTATAAGCTTTATAAAAATACTTTCCAATATCAATTAGTCAAATTATTTTATTAGAAAAACTTTAGATTATTTTTTCAGGTAATTCAAAAATATGTTTTAATAAAAAATTATCAAAATTATATTTTTCAAATCTCTTCAAAGCTATATAAAATCGTGCTTTGAGCATTTAGGAATAATTCAAATATTTGTAATGCATTATTTAATTTAATTATTTTATAATACAAATGAAAATAATTTTTTAAATCAAAATATAGCTAAAAAAAAAACCGTTTAAAATTTTCATTTCAAACGGTTATATAAAAACTTTAAAATATTTTAAAGAACCTATTTTGTTATTGCTAATGATTTCATAAGAATTTTACCATTAACATTTAGTCGATAATAGTACATTCCAGAATTTAAACCATCTGAATTTAAAGTTACTTTATATTTACCTTGTAGCTTTACTCCATTTGCTAAATTGCTAACAAACTTACCTTGCATATCATATATATCAAGTGCAACTCTTCCTTCATTCTTAACTGAGTATTCAATCACAGATTCTTTATTAAATGGATTTGGAATATTTTGAGATAAAGTAACTCCAAACTCTTCATTTTTAGAAAGTAACACTCTTCTAGAATCTGAATAATTTGACTTACCATCAATATCCATTATTTTTAAACGATAATCAACAAAAGCAACTTGATTTTCAATCAAATTTGATACATCATTAGTTTCTTTATAAATATGTGATTCATAAGTGGTACCAAATCCTTTGATAAACCCAATTTTTTCCCAAATACCATTATAATTTCTTTCAATTTCAAATCCAGCATTGTTTACTTCAGAAGCTGTTGACCAATTTAAAGAAACAATCTGATAATCTAAATTAGCGGTAAAAGAAGTTAGTTCAACTGGTAAAATTCCAGCCTCGGCAATACAACCTTCTTTATTGATTTCTAAAATATATTTTTTATTTCCTAAATCAATTGCAGCATATACAAAACTATAGCTTAAAACAAAAGGATCTACTCCTGAAGAAACTGTATTTAAAACAGTTATAGGAGTACGAACACCAGGAGAATCTTCACGGAAAAATCTATAAGTAAACGGTGCGGTAATTCCTGTAACATTTGCTGTAATTGTTGCATTAGAACCAATCACCCTATTGTCTGGTGATAAAGTTAGTCCTATTTTTGGATTTGGGCAACAATCTTTTCCTGATTGACATGCTTTAGTAGAATCTAAAACTGAACAAGTATTCCCATCATAGTTAAGTTTTATAAAGAATCTTTTTCCAACATCACCTGAAGTTCCTGTAAGTGTTGTACTAATTGAGAATGAACCAGTTCCACTAGGTATTGTACCCAAGGAACCAACTGGAATAAGAGTTCCTGGAGCTTCTTCACGATACCATTGGTAAGTAAATGGAGTTACAATAAATGGAGGATTATCTTTAACATTAGCACTAAGAGTAAATGGTTTGTCTATACAAACTTCTGAGACACTTGCCCCAGAGACCATTGGATAAACTCTAAATACATCCACATCACCCATTTGAGCTTTTGTTGCTGCATTAAATAAATTATCAATATCAACAAAATTACTTGAAGTATATAAATTTGCTCTAGTGTTACCTGTAACTGGAGTGCCTTGAATTCCAAAGATACCATAAAATGTAAATCCTGGAGGCAAAGGAAATCCATCTTCTAAACTAAACCTCATTGCATCAGCTCCCATCCAAAGTATACTATCGCAACCAGATACTCCTGAATTACGACTATAATTTAGATATCCATAATCTGAACCACCTGAAGTACTATTTCGAGGATCAGGATTTGGAGAACCAGCATGAAATTCCTTAGGAACGCTCCAAGAACTACCTGCTAATGGGCTAAACTCTAAAACTCGGGCAGCATGAGCACGAAGCGCTGAACTTGCTAACATTGTTCTTTCTGATACTAACATTTTACCATTTTGAGAAAACTCAATATCCGAAACTGGATTTGAATATGTTGTTCCTGGAAAAGCAATTGAAGGCATAGTTACTTCCAATTGATCAGTAGCTGAAATAAAATTCCCTGAGGCATCTAATTTTACAGAGCGAATTTCGTTTTGACTAATTGCATTTCTATTCCCATTATTTTCAACCCATACACTATAAAATAGTCTATTTCCTTTTACACCTAAACCCCAAATTCTCTCACCAAGTGGTGCAAAACCAGCTAATCCATTATCTGGCATTAAAGGATCATAAGCACCAAGAACTGTACCTGTGTTGCTAATTCTATAAATTCTACCATCTTCCATATTGGAAACAAAAAACTGGTTATTCGACCAATCGTATGCAATATTACCTAATCCTGGACCTGTTTTTACTCTGTCATTAGCATAATAAAAAGTATCAGTTCCTTGAACTACAGGACCAACATTAGATTGATCATAAATAGGTAAAGAACTCTGTTGTGGCAAAGAAGCAAACAAAGTTACAGCCCCAGTAACTGCATTAATCTTATACACAGCTCCGGGTCCACCAAATCCATAAGGTGTAATACCCAATGGTTGAAATCCATTTGTTCCAGAAAAAGTACCATTTCTTCCATTAATCATATAACCTGAACTAAAAGAAGAAGTTGCAGTTACATAAATATTCTCATTATTATCTGTTGCTAAACCAAAAATAGACCCAATGTTGCTAAACTTCCAGGAATCATTTACATATTTAAGTGCATTCCAGTTATCTGGTCCTGTTGCAGGTCTATTTCTTACATCAACAACAGTAAGAACGTATGTATCCATATTGAACCCTGTTGAAGGATCACCATTTGGAGCATAAGGAGGAAATGGATGAACGTTATTGAACTGAGCCATTGAAGAAACCACAGAAATTCCAGGTGACAATATTGTACCAGAAGTAGGATTTAATCCCCATGATGGTTGTGCATTAGATGCTGTTACCGATAATGTCAATGCAACTATAAGCAACATTGATTTTTT
Above is a window of Chlorobiota bacterium DNA encoding:
- a CDS encoding T9SS type A sorting domain-containing protein — its product is MKNRIITTLIIMIYGFGTMYSQSDSNDVYWDNSLCDSTCSRFHGVSSIAQSNDSTVYLAGNLIYNCDDSYIRTFAKFKKSINNFRDVDINHPIPNKDSGQYISSIVIKGNSIYVAGYFNRIGGINANGIAKFDGTNWFSLGQGIKGLVNKIMFKSSDLYAVGLFDSAGNVKTSCVAKWDGKTWSGFGKGVTSHVGKYNREYVNSISIIGSKVFIGGEFDTVGGVNANNIAMWNGTVWSGMNLGVRLEKQDQNRDGLVNTLESIGGVLYVGGEFDTVGNNIATNNIAKYDTIKGWSSLGSGTISIGALNNTSTVECMKVVGTKLFVGGTFTSICGTEANNIAMFNGTTWSCLGSGTSGVVSVIDVGKTGLYIGGGFDSVGHKYCFGSFARYTKEIDTTNNGTIKSDNLNNNLNIGINLKENIPQPFKEETKFNVILKEPKEVTISVLNDKGQLIKIIYKGLIEGEKEFIWSGKGESNGIYYYRITGNGINETKKFVLVK
- a CDS encoding T9SS type A sorting domain-containing protein; this encodes MKNRIIITTIIMLVYGFGKMYSQSDSNDVYWDSTISPFRELQSNSDIKSMITTNDSAIIIGGYLLGSIAESLGLKRIIIYKEGIWSSLNKPISEPNGIVNCLLIKNNELYVAGNFDSVGNKRARSITKWNGSSWDTLGGGVNGVITSMKIFENQLYVAGRFDSAGNIKAKNIASWNGTNWIALGKGIRGIIDKDYQFKTTEYVNTMLVSESNLFVAGVFDSAGEFSAKNISKWNGVNWSAIGGGLNGPVNCIEKIGKTIFIGGEYDTINSTIRAISISKWDSVNGWANLGTGPKHPGIVGVTSINSMKSVNGKLYIGGYFTSISDTIANYIAIWNGSKWGRLGSGLDDAPYSIEVGKTGLFVSGSFRKAGNINSSAIAKWRLEKDTTNNGYIKSIDKPQIDRNQKLKENFPQPFKEETKFYVNLEEPKEVTISVLNDKGQLIEIIFKGLIEGEKEFKWSGKGESNGIYYYRITGNGIDETKKFVLVK
- a CDS encoding T9SS type A sorting domain-containing protein gives rise to the protein MKSIIVGIALIFNFNILFAHKEYTHQFITREAYKLLRFELGKDIDVLKDYLNLIENSQSDPCLGNEKTYPYLCGNVTGGCWAEDQQDPVYKLDVGLLASAWVSISHFWNSDEGKDSKVDLGTIWFTHFESKKGVNAYRKAIYYMGGLWDMKLNIGNKDYKIYYRGLANFLKYGDVVNVNTSRTVNFETLIGISPNNLRVRKEIVFNILGRVVHLLQDMGVPAHVHNEQHACTLFSSNTGFQNCDPFEQMMDVEGIKDPYAENISDWLDPRYWSWNKVLIKKGGKVKINCNEPITFLMYTANQITDHFASREHDGDDKYEHIGEIDYILSKATGPTKKSFYTSIDNLNPPLVNMAKDKDGLIGVRDAVFTYSIRATASLLLKFACDAGLLDEFTNSNIYTGLADYKTEDQFYPSAFGNDVKLSGYYYEFQAKRSVIAGKIGSNSNHTLTIEDKTIADLHAGGLVNLRAGFHATAGIEATSHLYISPPSYCCNTNTTTIELSTNLNKQTEEEIQTNPVLKFELKEMPILPNGVKFKEKTSSSEFTITAYPNPLSKETRIEYTVPSKCKLRIIITNTNGEEIKKIVSESNHGKGKYEVDWNVEKEESGVYYCVLSSEGKQYVKTLILKK
- a CDS encoding T9SS type A sorting domain-containing protein — translated: MIKFSLFTKKSMLLIVALTLSVTASNAQPSWGLNPTSGTILSPGISVVSSMAQFNNVHPFPPYAPNGDPSTGFNMDTYVLTVVDVRNRPATGPDNWNALKYVNDSWKFSNIGSIFGLATDNNENIYVTATSSFSSGYMINGRNGTFSGTNGFQPLGITPYGFGGPGAVYKINAVTGAVTLFASLPQQSSLPIYDQSNVGPVVQGTDTFYYANDRVKTGPGLGNIAYDWSNNQFFVSNMEDGRIYRISNTGTVLGAYDPLMPDNGLAGFAPLGERIWGLGVKGNRLFYSVWVENNGNRNAISQNEIRSVKLDASGNFISATDQLEVTMPSIAFPGTTYSNPVSDIEFSQNGKMLVSERTMLASSALRAHAARVLEFSPLAGSSWSVPKEFHAGSPNPDPRNSTSGGSDYGYLNYSRNSGVSGCDSILWMGADAMRFSLEDGFPLPPGFTFYGIFGIQGTPVTGNTRANLYTSSNFVDIDNLFNAATKAQMGDVDVFRVYPMVSGASVSEVCIDKPFTLSANVKDNPPFIVTPFTYQWYREEAPGTLIPVGSLGTIPSGTGSFSISTTLTGTSGDVGKRFFIKLNYDGNTCSVLDSTKACQSGKDCCPNPKIGLTLSPDNRVIGSNATITANVTGITAPFTYRFFREDSPGVRTPITVLNTVSSGVDPFVLSYSFVYAAIDLGNKKYILEINKEGCIAEAGILPVELTSFTANLDYQIVSLNWSTASEVNNAGFEIERNYNGIWEKIGFIKGFGTTYESHIYKETNDVSNLIENQVAFVDYRLKIMDIDGKSNYSDSRRVLLSKNEEFGVTLSQNIPNPFNKESVIEYSVKNEGRVALDIYDMQGKFVSNLANGVKLQGKYKVTLNSDGLNSGMYYYRLNVNGKILMKSLAITK